From the genome of Eucalyptus grandis isolate ANBG69807.140 chromosome 2, ASM1654582v1, whole genome shotgun sequence, one region includes:
- the LOC104434134 gene encoding peroxidase 4-like, protein MASRHPIWVIVAMAFVTTLGWGSASAQLSTNFYSKSCPNVLSTAKSVVQSAVSKERRMGASLLRLFFHDCFVNGCDGSILLDDTSSFQGEKTAGPNQNSVRGYNVIDQIKSKVESACPGVVSCADIVAIAARDSVVLLGGPSWEVKLGRRDARTASLSRANSGVIPPPTSTLSNLISRFKAQGLSTRDMVALSGSHTIGQARCISFRPRIYNDSNIDSSFSKTRQGKCPRTAGSGDNNLSPLDLQSPTAFDNAYFKNLLSNKGLLHSDQELFNGGTTDSLVKTYSNNPKTFNSDFASAMIKMGDIKPLTGSKGEIRKICSKIN, encoded by the exons ATGGCTAGTCGACATCCGATTTGGGTAATTGTCGCCATGGCTTTTGTAACCACGCTCGGGTGGGGCAGTGCCTCCGCACAACTCTCTACAAACTTCTACTCCAAAAGTTGCCCCAACGTTTTGAGCACGGCGAAATCTGTTGTCCAGTCCGCGGTGTCGAAAGAGCGCCGCATGGGTGCTTCTCTACTTCGCCTCTTCTTTCATGATTGCTTCGTCAAT GGGTGCGACGGCTCGATACTCCTGGATGACACATCCTCGTTCCAAGGGGAGAAGACGGCCGGCCCAAATCAGAATTCAGTAAGAGGATACAACGTCATCGACCAGATCAAGTCCAAGGTGGAGTCCGCCTGTCCAGGTGTGGTCTCTTGTGCAGACATTGTGGCCATTGCTGCTCGCGACTCGGTCGTGCTA CTGGGCGGGCCAAGTTGGGAAGTGAAACTGGGAAGAAGAGACGCAAGGACCGCGAGTTTGTCACGCGCCAACAGCGGAGTCATTCCCCCTCCAACTTCAACGCTCTCCAACCTCATCTCTAGATTCAAAGCTCAAGGCCTCTCCACCAGGGACATGGTTGCCTTGTCTG GGTCTCACACCATAGGTCAGGCAAGGTGCATAAGCTTCAGACCTCGCATATACAACGACAGCAACATCGACAGCTCCTTTAGCAAGACTAGGCAGGGCAAGTGCCCCCGCACCGCTGGGTCTGGGGACAACAACCTGTCTCCTCTCGACCTCCAATCCCCCACCGCCTTCGACAACGCCTACTTCAAGAACCTGCTCAGCAACAAGGGCCTTCTTCACTCGGACCAGGAGCTCTTCAATGGGGGAACCACTGACTCTCTCGTCAAGACGTACTCCAACAACCCCAAGACCTTCAACTCTGATTTTGCTTCCGCCATGATCAAGATGGGTGACATCAAACCCCTCACGGGTTCCAAAGGCGAAATTCGGAAGATCTGTAGCAAGATCAATTAG
- the LOC104434138 gene encoding UDP-xylose transporter 3, producing MSENKGFQLGTIGALSLSVVSSVSIVICNKALISTLGFTFATTLTSWHLLVTFCSLHVALCMKLFEHKPFDARAVMGFGILNGISIGLLNLSLGFNSVGFYQMTKLAIIPCTVLLETLFFRKLFSRSVQFSLIILLIGVGIATVTDLQLNVLGSVLSLLAVLTTCVAQIMTNTIQKKFKVSSTQLLYQSCPYQAITLFVTGPFLDGMLTNKNVFAFKYTPQVLFFIVLSCLISVSVNFSTFLVIGKTSPVTYQVLGHLKTCLVLAFGYVLLHDPFSWRNILGILIAVVGMVLYSYYCTVETQQKANEASAQLTQPKESETDPLIGVENGSAILSDGVVTKGPVWNSNKDLHA from the exons ATGAGTGAGAACAAGGGATTCCAGCTGGGCACCATCGGAGCTTTGAGTCTATCCGTGGTATCTTCGGTGTCCATCGTCATTTGCAACAAGGCCCTCATCAGCACCCTCGGTTTCACGTTCG CCACAACTTTGACAAGCTGGCATCTGTTGGTCACATTCTGCTCGCTTCATGTGGCATTATGCATGAAATTGTTCGAACACAAGCCTTTTGATGCGAGAGCTGTCATGGGATTTGGAATACTGAATGGGATATCGATTGGATTATTAAATCTCAGTTTGGGTTTCAATTCTGTTGGTTTCTACCAG ATGACAAAGCTGGCAATCATCCCCTGCACTGTTCTCTTGGAGACTCTTTTCTTCAGAAAGCTATTTAG TCGGAGTGTCCAATTCTCGCTCATAATTCTTCTTATTGGTGTTGGGATTGCAACAGTAACGGATTTACAGCTCAATGTTTTGGGCTCTGTCTTGTCACTGCTTGCAGTGCTTACGACTTGTGTTGCACAGATT ATGACTAATACAATCCAGAAGAAGTTCAAGGTTTCTTCAACCCAGCTTCTGTATCAGTCTTGCCCTTATCAGGCAATTACGTTGTTTGTCACGGGTCCTTTTTTAGATGGCATGCTGAcgaataaaaatgtttttgctttCAAGTATACCCCTCAAGTGCTG TTCTTCATTGTTCTCTCCTGCTTGATATCTGTTTCTGTAAATTTTAGCACATTTTTGGTAATCGGAAAAACATCACCTGTAACATATCAAGTCCTTGGACATCTGAAGACTTGTCTGGTTTTGGCTTTTGGCTATGTTCTGCTTCACGACCCTTTTAGCTGGCGCAACATTTTGGGTATCTTGATTGCCGTAGTAGGGATGGTACTTTATTCTTACTATTGCACAGTTGAGACCCAGCAAAAGGCTAATGAGGCATCCGCTCAGCTGACCCAG CCCAAGGAAAGTGAAACTGATCCGCTAATTGGTGTGGAGAACGGAAGTGCAATCTTAAGTGATGGCGTTGTTACAAAGGGCCCTGTGTGGAACTCAAACAAGGACCTACATGCATGA
- the LOC104434137 gene encoding protein EPIDERMAL PATTERNING FACTOR 1 translates to MLAECCTQLIDRHAFTVFLLGFVIKMELELGLKRIRGCAGALFMCSVFLLSVWALSLSHPTPTPPPCVGLDGILSSPLPGKPHPNYIQELASEIVVVGGRRELRTSGPGSSPPRCNSKCGKCTPCKPVHVPVPPGTPVKSEYYPEAWRCKCGNKLFMP, encoded by the exons ATGTTGGCCGAGTGCTGTACTCAGTTAATTGATCGGCATGCATTCACAG TTTTCTTGCTCGGGTTTGTGATAAAGATGGAGTTGGAGTTGGGGTTGAAGCGAATCAGAGGGTGTGCTGGTGCCCTGTTCATGTGCTCCGTCTTCCTCCTCTCAGTTTGGGCACTCTCTCTGTCTCATCCCACACCTACTCCTCCTCCATGTGTTGGGTTGGATG GTATCCTCAGTTCTCCACTGCCTGGCAAACCTCATCCTAATTATATTCAG GAACTGGCGTCTGAGATCGTGGTGGTGGGAGGAAGGAGGGAATTGAGAACAAGTGGTCCCGGATCTTCACCACCGCGATGCAACTCAAAATGTGGCAAATGCACACCTTGTAAGCCTGTTCACGTGCCAGTGCCACCGGGAACACCGGTCAAATCCGAGTACTACCCTGAAGCTTGGAGGTGTAAATGCGGCAATAAGTTGTTCATGCCTTGA
- the LOC104434135 gene encoding LOB domain-containing protein 15 translates to MSRDRYRPNDVDLNMERLDEIAKKIKREKDATYGDEMGRRHMMLSLSRTGTLNTITPCAACKLLRRRCAEECPFSPYFSPHEPQKFAAVHRVFGASNVSKMLTEVPESQRADTANSLVYEANLRLRDPVYGCMGAISALQQQIQTLQAQLNAVRNEILRFKYREAVTTNHVQSNVVVPHSRTALNPTAALAVSVVPPPTLSSSSSTAAPPDPSPPPLPPPPSLVVPSSSSSSSSTSSLFTTPTSTTTYSSISSETNTVHYFETI, encoded by the exons ATGTCCAGAGACCGGTACCGTCCAAATGATGTCGATCTAAACAT GGAAAGATTGGATGAGATAGCAAAGAAgatcaagagagagaaggatgcAACTTATGGTGATGAAATGGGAAGAAGGCACATGATGTTGAGCCTAAGCAGAACCGGAACGCTCAACACGATAACGCCGTGCGCGGCGTGCAAGCTTTTGAGGAGGCGATGTGCCGAAGAGTGCCCTTTCTCCCCTTATTTCTCTCCACACGAGCCTCAGAAATTCGCCGCTGTTCACAGAGTCTTCGGTGCAAGCAACGTCTCCAAGATGCTCACG GAGGTACCGGAGAGCCAAAGAGCTGATACCGCCAACAGTTTGGTGTACGAGGCAAATCTGAGGCTGAGAGACCCAGTGTACGGATGCATGGGTGCAATCTCGGCTTTGCAACAGCAGATCCAGACTCTGCAGGCTCAACTCAACGCTGTAAGAAATGAGATACTGAGATTCAAATACAGAGAAGCCGTCACTACAAATCACGTACAATCCAATGTTGTCGTTCCTCATTCTAGAACTGCTCTTAATCCTACTGCTGCTTTGGCTGTTTCCGTTGTTCCTCCTCCAACCctttcttcgtcttcttccacTGCCGCACCTCCCGacccctctcctcctcctctgccgcCACCCCCGTCTTTAGTCGTgccctcatcttcttcctcctcctcttccacttcttctttaTTCACTACCCCAACCAGCACCACCACCTATAGCTCCATCTCTAGCGAAACTAATACTGTCCATTACTTCGAAACGATCTGA
- the LOC104435754 gene encoding transcription repressor OFP1: MGNYRFRLSDMMPNAWFYKLKDMSSRGRRNHSSLKKHHQNVAAPSSSYSPRTSSSSTHKSRRKTIYRPSSPTPVWTQPAHIPTHSPYVDDNIDASPEPDYIYNRLQHHHHPSHSSSESESDDDALASFDCKLTSSTTDIIFDINQDQSTSTNTTPRPILPVPPVLTKASFTRPRPRPRPRPRPRSRASSTSSSQEQTQKTSPARMRKPGIKVRGNSPRIQVVPAQARKSISSVKFSNKNLADSFAVVKSSVDPQRDFWESMVEMIVENDISASKDLEDLLACYLSLNPPYYHPHIVKAFEQIWFHMSNLSL; encoded by the coding sequence ATGGGTAACTACAGGTTCAGATTGTCCGATATGATGCCAAATGCTTGGTTCTACAAGCTCAAGGATATGAGCAGCCGCGGCAGAAGAAATCATTCGTCCCTGAAGAAGCACCACCAGAATGTGGCTGCACCCTCTTCCTCTTATTCGCCTCGCACTTCTTCGTCTTCCACTCATAAGTCCCGCAGGAAAACCATCTACAGGCCTTCTTCTCCCACTCCTGTGTGGACACAGCCCGCTCACATTCCCACCCACTCTCCATATGTTGACGACAATATCGATGCTTCCCCTGAACCCGACTACATCTACAATCGTCTTCAGCATCATCACCACCCATCTCACTCGTCATCTGAATCTGAAAGTGATGACGATGCCTTAGCCTCTTTCGATTGTAAACTCACTTCTTCCACTACGGACATTATATTCGACATTAACCAAGATCAAAGCACTTCTACTAATACCACTCCACGGCCTATCCTTCCGGTTCCTCCGGTCCTCACAAAAGCATCTTTTACAAGACCAAGACCAAGACCAAGACCAAGACCAAGACCAAGATCAAGAGCTTCATCAACTTCGAGTTCCCAGGAACAGACACAAAAGACCAGTCCTGCCAGAATGAGGAAGCCCGGTATTAAGGTTCGAGGTAATTCTCCGAGGATTCAAGTAGTTCCGGCCCAGGCAAGAAAGAGCATATCCTCTGTAAAATTCAGCAATAAGAATCTGGCGGACAGCTTTGCGGTAGTGAAGTCATCGGTGGATCCACAGAGAGACTTCTGGGAATCGATGGTGGAGATGATTGTGGAAAATGACATCAGTGCTTCCAAGGATTTGGAAGACCTGCTTGCCTGTTATCTATCCCTCAATCCTCCCTACTATCACCCTCACATTGTCAAGGCTTTCGAGCAAATCTGGTTTCATATGTCTAACCTAAGCTTGTAG
- the LOC120290829 gene encoding uncharacterized protein LOC120290829 has translation MVVSSGVGVSSRVQRRGGVGCCRGGVALAEARRVPGGLRPDRRTAGVGFADRGGARAEMRWASERGGSSAATSSDERVSCCDGAGAEAGQLRGRTTTGWRRKHRCGGRRGICDWRRGESGSERNSEEDEHFFTAEAKPPLTYLSEFFFKEAPPDEEKATPIYRQSSLADRHPVGGGALEASLFGLIHDHHYCSALLRDRAEKAKKIAIKSAAVVSDLLEEAVNGGVQEAFLNQKRIELEIRMLSTLPSSHMHYWMTSEENVVSIPPNKVAERSKREAPYSMIEVLT, from the exons ATGGTGGTGAGCAGTGGCGTCGGGGTGAGCTCGCGGGTGCAGAGGCGCGGCGGCGTCGGTTGCTGCAGAGGCGGAGTCGCGCTGGCTGAGGCGCGACGAGTGCCGGGCGGTCTGAGACCCGATCGTCGGACTGCTGGCGTTGGGTTCGCAGATCGCGGTGGTGCTCGTGCGGAGATGCGGTGGGCTTCGGAGCGAGGCGGTTCTAGTGCGGCGACCAGTAGCGACGAACGGGTGAGCTGCTGCGACGGCGCTGGTGCAGAGGCGGGGCAGCTTCGCGGACGAACGACGACGGGCTGGCGGAGGAAACACCGATGCGGTGGCCGGCGTGGAATCTGTGACTGGAGGCGCGGCGAATCGGGCAGCGAGAGGAAcagcgaggaagatgaaca tttttttACTGCAGAAGCAAAACCTCCCTTGACCTacctttctgaattttttttcaaagaagctCCCCCGGACGAAGAGAAGGCCACCCCAATTTATAGA CAATCATCCCTGGCCGATCGCCATCCCGTGGGCGGCGGAGCCTTGGAAGCTTCTCTGTTCGGCCTAATCCACGATCACCACTATTGCTCGGCCCTCCTTCGAGACCGCGCCGAGAAGGCCAAGAAAATCGCGATCAAGAGTGCGGCAGTGGTGTCGGATCTGCTAGAGGAGGCGGTGAATGGAGGGGTGCAGGAGGCCTTCCTCAATCAAAAGCGCATCGAGCTTGAGATTCGCATGCTCTCAACTCTGCCATCAAG CCACATGCACTACTGGATGACCTCTGAAGAGAATGTCGTTTCTATACCTCCAAATAAGGTGGCAGAGCGCAGCAAAAGAGAAGCGCCCTATAGTATGATAGAAGTCCTTACCTGA
- the LOC104434136 gene encoding CBL-interacting serine/threonine-protein kinase 11, with product MPEIERQQEQHHHHHHHHHEDALFGKYEVGRLLGCGAFAKVYHARNLQTGQSVALKVIHKKKLSSSNSATLMSNIKREISILRRLRHPYIVSLYEVLATRSKIYVVMEFAKGGELFSKVSKGRLSEDVSRRYFQQLISALGYCHARGVFHRDLKPENLLLDDNGDLKVTDFGLSAVTDQIRSDGLLHTLCGTPAYVAPEILGKKGYDGAKVDVWSCGVILFVMTAGYLPFNDPNLMAMYRKIYKGEFRCPKWMSADLKRFLRRLLDTNPDTRITIHEILTDPWFRKGYKEVDLFAEASGSKPDGFKEMVGQGDSKSELNAFDIISFSAGLNLSGLFDDAYDASEDGETFVSEESPEELMERVEGFAKEEKLRVRRKKEWGLEVEGREGNLVMVAEVNRLTEKLVVMEVRRGGGDAGVYREIWKTKLRPRLVRN from the coding sequence ATGCCAGAGATCGAACGACAACAAGAacaacaccaccaccatcatcatcatcatcatgaggACGCCCTCTTCGGCAAGTACGAGGTCGGGAGGCTGCTGGGTTGCGGCGCCTTCGCCAAGGTGTACCACGCGCGCAACCTCCAGACGGGGCAGAGCGTGGCGCTCAAGGTCATCCACAAGAAGAAGCTCTCCTCCTCCAACTCCGCCACCCTAATGTCCAACATCAAGCGCGAGATCTCCatcctccgccgcctccgccacccGTACATCGTCTCCCTCTACGAGGTCCTCGCCACCCGTTCCAAGATCTACGTCGTCATGGAGTTCGCCAAGGGCGGCGAGCTCTTCTCCAAGGTCTCCAAGGGCCGCCTCTCCGAGGACGTCTCCCGCCGCTACTTCCAGCAGCTGATCTCCGCCCTCGGCTACTGCCACGCCCGCGGCGTCTTCCACCGCGACCTCAAGCCCGAGAACCTCCTCCTCGACGACAACGGCGACCTCAAGGTGACCGACTTCGGCCTCAGCGCCGTCACCGACCAGATCCGGTCCGACGGCCTCCTCCACACGCTCTGCGGCACCCCCGCCTACGTGGCTCCGGAGATCCTGGGGAAGAAGGGCTACGACGGCGCCAAGGTGGACGTGTGGTCGTGCGGGGTCATCCTGTTCGTCATGACCGCTGGGTACCTGCCGTTCAACGACCCGAACCTGATGGCCATGTACAGGAAGATCTACAAGGGCGAATTCCGGTGCCCCAAGTGGATGTCGGCCGACCTCAAGCgcttcctccgccgcctcctGGACACCAACCCGGACACCAGGATCACCATCCACGAGATCCTCACGGACCCCTGGTTCCGGAAAGGCTACAAGGAGGTCGACCTGTTCGCGGAGGCCTCCGGCAGCAAACCGGACGGTTTTAAGGAGATGGTAGGGCAGGGGGATAGCAAGAGCGAGCTAAACGCGTTCGACATAATATCCTTCTCGGCGGGGCTAAACTTGTCGGGATTGTTCGACGACGCGTACGACGCGTCGGAAGACGGGGAGACGTTCGTGTCGGAGGAGTCGCCGGAGGAGCTGATGGAGAGGGTCGAGGGATTCGCAAAGGAAGAGAAGCTGAgggtgaggaggaaaaaggaatgGGGGTTGGAAGTGGAAGGAAGAGAGGGCAATCTGGTGATGGTGGCGGAGGTGAACAGGTTGACGGAGAAGTTGGTGGTGATGGAGGTGAGACGAGGAGGGGGAGATGCTGGGGTCTACAGGGAGATCTGGAAGACCAAGCTCAGGCCTCGCCTCGTTCGCAACTGA